A section of the Chryseobacterium scophthalmum genome encodes:
- a CDS encoding helix-hairpin-helix domain-containing protein: MKKTTSVSSILDTAKSYEYVDENPVKGGVKDVYFSPDRKYVVAFYRTPLENEQKERIKRIVSTYLVNIQNGNASDYYLDEVFRWPYDIVQKNNLTGIVVPIYSHKFFFAKGYFGSDNIAGGDKVGKWFTAPMFRNQHYPLRLDKSELGDWLSYFQIAINITRGIKKLHQMGLAHSDLSYNNILVDPVTRSACIIDIDGLVVPKLFPPEVIGTADFIAPEVLKTKHLHLHDTGRQLPNQKTDLHALAVLIYMYLLRRHPLRGGKIWDLDSEKDEILSMGEKALFVEHPTDSTNKVRTEYLKKWDAFWGDPNKIPYTVTGPYLSELFKKAFIDGLHDPIKRPLANEWETALLKTVDLIQPCHNPECNEKWYVFDNTQTPRCPFCGTSHKGSLPVLDLYFKYDDEVWKPENHRLMVYHNQYLFKWHVSRKVIRNESLTFEDKKPVGYFTFYQDKWVLVNQTLTSMKDLTEQKEIPPNSMVELSEGKKILLSNEEGGRIIYVTMANQ, translated from the coding sequence ATGAAAAAAACAACCTCCGTTTCCTCAATTTTAGACACTGCAAAATCTTATGAATATGTAGATGAAAACCCTGTAAAAGGTGGTGTGAAAGATGTTTATTTTTCGCCTGACAGAAAATATGTGGTGGCTTTTTACAGAACTCCTTTAGAGAACGAACAAAAAGAAAGGATCAAAAGAATTGTTTCTACCTATTTGGTAAATATTCAAAACGGAAACGCTTCAGATTATTATCTGGATGAAGTTTTCAGGTGGCCTTATGATATTGTTCAGAAAAATAATCTGACGGGAATTGTGGTTCCTATTTACAGTCACAAATTCTTTTTTGCGAAAGGATATTTTGGTTCCGATAATATTGCGGGCGGAGATAAAGTGGGCAAGTGGTTTACGGCTCCGATGTTTAGAAACCAGCATTATCCGCTTCGCTTAGATAAATCTGAATTGGGAGATTGGCTAAGTTATTTTCAAATTGCAATCAACATTACCCGAGGAATTAAAAAATTGCATCAGATGGGTTTGGCGCATTCAGACCTTTCTTATAATAATATTTTGGTCGATCCAGTGACGAGATCTGCCTGTATCATTGATATTGATGGGTTGGTAGTTCCAAAACTCTTTCCCCCCGAAGTCATCGGAACTGCAGATTTTATTGCTCCGGAAGTTTTAAAAACAAAACATTTGCATTTGCATGACACAGGAAGACAGCTTCCGAATCAGAAGACCGATCTTCATGCTTTGGCGGTTCTTATTTATATGTATCTTCTTCGCCGTCATCCTTTAAGAGGAGGTAAAATCTGGGATCTGGATTCTGAAAAAGATGAGATATTATCAATGGGAGAAAAAGCTCTTTTTGTGGAGCATCCAACAGATTCGACCAACAAAGTGCGAACTGAATATCTTAAAAAATGGGATGCTTTCTGGGGCGATCCGAATAAAATTCCTTACACCGTTACCGGACCTTATTTGTCTGAATTGTTTAAAAAAGCTTTTATTGACGGGCTTCATGATCCAATAAAAAGACCTTTGGCAAATGAATGGGAAACGGCTTTACTGAAGACCGTAGATTTAATTCAGCCTTGTCATAATCCTGAATGTAACGAGAAATGGTATGTTTTTGATAATACCCAAACTCCAAGATGCCCGTTCTGTGGAACTTCACACAAAGGAAGCTTGCCTGTTCTCGATTTGTATTTTAAATATGATGATGAGGTTTGGAAGCCTGAAAATCATCGATTAATGGTCTATCATAATCAGTATTTATTCAAATGGCACGTTTCAAGAAAAGTGATTCGTAACGAAAGTCTGACTTTCGAAGATAAAAAACCGGTCGGATATTTTACTTTTTATCAAGATAAATGGGTTTTGGTGAATCAGACTTTGACTTCTATGAAAGATTTAACCGAACAAAAAGAGATTCCGCCCAATTCAATGGTTGAATTGTCTGAAGGCAAAAAAATATTGCTTTCTAATGAAGAAGGCGGAAGAATTATTTATGTGACGATGGCGAATCAATAA
- the tyrS gene encoding tyrosine--tRNA ligase yields the protein MIHTLKENVEIILPENGLEQKLQQAKEENRKLIIKLGFDPTAPDLHLGHAVVLKKLKQFQDLGHQIIIIVGSFTARIGDPTGKNKARKPLSAEEVQHNAETYINQLSKVIDVEKTKIVFNSDWLDSLNFSEVIQLMSKVTVAQLMHRNDFNQRFSENSPISMHELVYPILQGFDSVKIECDIEMGGTDQLFNCTMGRQLQETHQISPQIVMCMPLLKGLDGKEKMSKSLNNIIGLTDEPNEMFGKTMSIPDALIDEFIDLTTNFSNAEKQNLKLRIFDGENPMNIKKIIAKNIISQYHNEESAEIAEQFFINQFQNKNFEEKIFEPISIESLFPNQSKISLIELCHHLKNKESKSFIKRLIESGGIQINNVKITDSNAEIELLKEMKIKIGKRDFFELV from the coding sequence ATGATACACACATTAAAAGAAAACGTAGAAATTATTCTACCAGAAAACGGTTTGGAACAGAAATTACAACAAGCCAAAGAAGAAAACAGAAAACTCATCATCAAACTTGGTTTTGATCCCACTGCTCCGGATTTACATTTGGGACATGCTGTTGTTTTGAAAAAACTAAAACAGTTTCAGGATCTTGGACATCAGATCATCATCATTGTCGGAAGTTTTACGGCAAGAATTGGTGATCCGACCGGGAAAAACAAAGCACGAAAACCTTTGAGCGCAGAAGAAGTTCAGCATAATGCAGAAACGTACATTAACCAGCTTTCAAAAGTAATTGATGTAGAAAAAACGAAAATTGTGTTTAATTCTGATTGGTTAGATTCTCTGAATTTTTCAGAAGTTATTCAGTTGATGTCAAAAGTTACAGTAGCTCAACTGATGCACAGAAATGATTTCAATCAAAGATTCTCTGAAAACTCGCCGATCTCGATGCATGAATTGGTGTACCCAATTTTACAGGGATTTGATTCCGTAAAAATTGAATGTGATATTGAAATGGGCGGAACCGATCAGCTTTTTAATTGTACAATGGGAAGACAACTGCAGGAAACTCATCAAATATCACCACAAATTGTGATGTGTATGCCTTTATTGAAAGGACTCGACGGAAAAGAAAAAATGAGTAAATCTTTGAATAATATCATTGGATTAACAGACGAGCCTAATGAAATGTTTGGAAAAACAATGTCGATTCCTGATGCTCTGATTGATGAATTTATTGATTTGACCACAAATTTTTCAAATGCAGAAAAGCAAAATTTGAAATTGAGAATTTTTGATGGTGAAAATCCTATGAACATCAAAAAAATCATTGCGAAAAATATTATTTCTCAATACCACAATGAAGAATCGGCTGAAATTGCTGAACAGTTTTTCATTAATCAGTTTCAAAACAAAAATTTTGAAGAGAAAATATTTGAACCGATTTCTATTGAATCTTTATTTCCAAACCAATCAAAAATCAGCTTGATTGAGCTTTGTCATCATTTGAAAAACAAAGAAAGTAAATCTTTTATCAAAAGATTAATTGAAAGCGGTGGAATTCAAATTAACAATGTAAAAATTACAGATTCGAATGCAGAAATTGAGCTTTTAAAAGAGATGAAAATTAAAATTGGGAAAAGAGATTTTTTTGAATTGGTTTAA
- a CDS encoding TetR/AcrR family transcriptional regulator produces the protein MKTKDKILQTALNLFNEKGYNNVTTRDIATEMKISAGNLHYHFKHSEDLIIHFFTDLKLDMDHLLENLKNIPKKDLSDLYNYTQSSCEILYTYRFIFLNFVDILRKIPAIESQYAQLNIIRIEEFQSIFKDFQEDRIFKENIPDFILESLVTQIFIIGDNWITFNSLTLKLNKEESIKHYSIIFLNLFYPFLTDEQQKLYELNYIKN, from the coding sequence ATGAAAACCAAAGATAAAATCTTGCAAACCGCTTTGAATCTCTTTAACGAAAAAGGCTACAACAACGTCACTACAAGAGATATTGCTACTGAAATGAAAATCAGTGCGGGAAATCTGCATTATCATTTTAAACATTCAGAAGATTTAATTATCCATTTTTTTACTGATCTAAAATTAGACATGGATCATTTATTGGAAAACCTGAAAAATATTCCAAAAAAAGATCTTTCAGATCTTTATAATTATACTCAGTCATCTTGTGAGATTTTATACACTTACCGATTTATTTTCCTGAATTTTGTTGATATTTTAAGAAAAATCCCTGCCATAGAATCGCAATATGCTCAATTGAATATCATAAGAATAGAAGAGTTTCAATCTATTTTTAAAGATTTTCAGGAAGACAGAATTTTCAAAGAAAATATTCCAGATTTTATTCTAGAATCGTTGGTTACACAGATATTTATCATTGGAGACAATTGGATCACCTTTAACAGTCTTACTTTAAAATTAAACAAAGAAGAATCGATAAAGCACTACTCTATTATTTTTTTAAATTTGTTTTACCCATTTCTTACTGATGAGCAACAAAAGTTGTATGAACTCAATTACATTAAAAATTAA
- a CDS encoding GLPGLI family protein: MKIKSCFFSLFLFGIFSAQSYKAVYDFKWKPQKNATEYLHEDFALLINENKSSDFLSYIKFKNDSTKTKTVKDFKKVGQGSMSFNYKYGESKFNDVISKNYINKEILFQKQLYDKLFLVKNECKINWKINSEKDKFLGYSIQKATTEFGGKKWIAWFTTEIPVQDGPYKFSGLPGLILKITDSENEFIYEMKSITKETNDISERNYGVTNTIKLSSEKYQKIWEDYKKQPSSIFNYQTQTNNDGWTANYTIGGGNPNDKKYQEKFDKQQLEFLKNFENPIELKNDCQ; the protein is encoded by the coding sequence ATGAAAATAAAATCATGTTTTTTCTCATTATTTTTATTCGGAATTTTCTCAGCTCAATCTTATAAAGCTGTTTATGATTTTAAATGGAAACCTCAGAAAAATGCAACTGAATATTTGCATGAAGATTTTGCTTTGCTAATCAATGAAAATAAATCATCAGATTTTCTTTCTTATATTAAATTCAAAAATGATTCTACAAAAACTAAAACTGTAAAAGACTTTAAAAAAGTTGGACAGGGAAGCATGTCGTTTAATTACAAATATGGAGAATCAAAATTCAACGATGTTATTTCTAAAAATTATATCAATAAAGAGATTCTGTTTCAAAAGCAATTATATGACAAACTTTTTTTGGTGAAAAACGAATGTAAAATCAATTGGAAAATAAATTCTGAGAAAGATAAATTTTTAGGTTATTCCATTCAAAAAGCGACAACAGAGTTTGGTGGCAAAAAATGGATTGCCTGGTTTACTACTGAAATTCCGGTTCAGGATGGACCTTATAAATTCTCCGGATTGCCTGGTTTAATTTTAAAAATCACAGATTCAGAAAATGAATTTATTTATGAAATGAAATCTATTACGAAAGAAACTAATGATATTTCTGAAAGAAATTATGGAGTTACAAACACCATTAAACTGAGTTCAGAAAAATATCAGAAAATTTGGGAAGACTATAAAAAACAGCCCTCTTCAATTTTCAACTACCAAACTCAAACTAACAATGACGGATGGACTGCAAACTATACAATTGGTGGTGGAAATCCCAACGACAAAAAGTATCAGGAAAAATTTGATAAACAGCAACTGGAGTTTTTAAAAAATTTCGAAAATCCGATTGAGTTGAAAAATGATTGTCAGTGA
- the asnB gene encoding asparagine synthase B — MCGIVCLFDAKQSTEILRPQVLEMSKKIRHRGPDWSGVFQSEKVVFSHERLAIVDPASGKQPLFSKDGKIVLAVNGEIYNHRELKKEFPDYEFQTESDCEVIIALYQKYGKDFIEKLNGIFAFALYNIENKTYLIARDHMGICPLYQGWDREGNYYVASELKALEGICKKIETFLPGHYLYSIEGHELQQWYKRDWENFDAVKDNVTDIQAIRKGLEDAVHRQLMSDVPYGVLLSGGLDSSIISAVTAKFARQRIESGDTQEAWYPRLHSFAVGLVGSPDLAAAKKAAEHIGSIHHEVNFTVQEGLDAIRDVIYHLETYDVTTIRASTPMYLLARVIKSMGIKMVLSGEGADELFGGYLYFHKAPNAKEFHDETVRKLSKLHLYDCLRANKALMSWGIEGRVPFLDKEFMDIAMNVNPEDKMIRKEEGKIEKWVLRKAFEDLLPESIAWRQKEQFSDGVGYSWIDTLKDIAEKYVTDEMMANAKFKFPLNTPQNKEEYRYRTIFEEHFPSETAAATVPSVPSVACSTPIALEWDEAFKKMNDPSGRAVKVHETSY, encoded by the coding sequence ATGTGTGGAATCGTTTGCTTATTTGACGCAAAACAGTCAACCGAAATACTAAGACCTCAGGTTCTTGAAATGTCTAAAAAAATCCGTCACCGTGGTCCAGATTGGAGTGGAGTTTTTCAAAGTGAAAAAGTTGTTTTTTCTCATGAAAGACTTGCTATCGTAGATCCGGCTTCCGGAAAACAACCTCTATTTTCAAAAGATGGAAAAATTGTACTTGCCGTAAACGGTGAAATTTATAACCACAGAGAATTAAAAAAAGAATTCCCTGATTATGAATTTCAAACCGAGTCTGATTGCGAAGTCATTATTGCCCTTTACCAAAAATACGGAAAAGATTTTATTGAAAAACTTAACGGTATTTTTGCCTTTGCATTATACAACATTGAAAATAAGACTTACCTCATTGCAAGAGATCATATGGGAATTTGCCCGCTTTATCAAGGTTGGGATAGAGAAGGAAATTATTACGTTGCTTCAGAATTGAAAGCTTTAGAAGGAATCTGCAAAAAAATTGAAACATTTTTACCAGGACATTATTTATATAGTATTGAAGGACACGAACTTCAGCAATGGTACAAAAGAGACTGGGAAAACTTCGATGCTGTAAAAGATAATGTTACAGATATTCAGGCTATCAGAAAAGGACTGGAAGATGCCGTTCACAGACAATTGATGAGTGATGTTCCTTATGGAGTTCTGCTTTCAGGAGGTTTAGACTCATCTATTATTTCTGCCGTTACCGCAAAATTTGCAAGACAGAGAATAGAAAGTGGCGATACTCAGGAAGCTTGGTATCCAAGATTGCACAGTTTTGCCGTTGGATTGGTTGGTTCTCCTGATTTGGCAGCAGCGAAAAAAGCGGCGGAACATATAGGTTCTATTCATCATGAAGTTAACTTTACCGTTCAGGAAGGTTTAGATGCGATTCGTGATGTGATTTATCATTTGGAAACGTATGATGTGACAACAATTCGAGCTTCCACTCCGATGTACCTTTTAGCCAGAGTCATAAAATCTATGGGAATCAAAATGGTGCTTTCCGGTGAAGGTGCAGATGAATTATTTGGCGGATATTTATATTTCCATAAAGCCCCGAATGCAAAGGAATTTCATGATGAAACCGTAAGAAAACTTAGCAAACTTCACTTATATGATTGTTTAAGAGCCAACAAAGCATTGATGAGTTGGGGAATTGAAGGCAGAGTTCCGTTTTTGGATAAAGAATTTATGGATATTGCGATGAATGTAAACCCGGAAGATAAAATGATTCGCAAAGAAGAAGGAAAAATTGAGAAATGGGTTTTAAGAAAAGCATTTGAAGATCTTTTACCGGAATCTATTGCATGGAGACAGAAAGAACAGTTCTCAGACGGAGTTGGTTATTCATGGATTGACACTTTAAAGGATATTGCCGAAAAATATGTTACTGATGAAATGATGGCGAATGCGAAATTCAAATTTCCTTTAAACACACCGCAAAATAAAGAAGAATATCGCTACAGAACAATTTTTGAAGAGCATTTCCCAAGTGAAACTGCGGCTGCAACAGTTCCTTCGGTTCCTTCAGTTGCGTGCTCCACTCCTATCGCATTAGAATGGGATGAAGCATTTAAAAAGATGAACGACCCAAGTGGAAGAGCCGTAAAAGTGCACGAAACTTCTTATTAA
- a CDS encoding GLPGLI family protein has product MFKSILASFFILLSVLSFSQTYEIQYESSYNGKAQPNQNQTIVWVNENENFILNTKIKEQKSDYPFEISKIEKPSNAIVSYAFLKPNEAISTSDKESIAKQEFELTTQTKKILGYNCKKAITKINSNTIEVWYTNDLKIKGGPSSLGQNLGLVLQVERNGNSVTTAVSLKKIKTTGIDKIITKTIPTTDLLSYKDLLWKSRFTTLKVFENEIINFSDQSKSDEKIKRFANGTIILKKVKFPKIALGDNIFVELKQQSNGDAYDRTGTVFFIPEEKSQTFFDGLEKGAKALPVYENGNGKQYHGIVSNQNYQPTVELMRFFTAFGINKFNHIELKDKTWQTISPFRQDITELKPSLSEKELWIGTFIGNYDKGGHKVSLDITIHNSEQIVNKNNKVIPLFNTTNIMEMAGQDYATMFNNDKGLFVEFNLEKDLKNAQLRYITTGHGGWENGDEFIPKANSIYLDGKMAFSFTPWRTECGSYRLFNPASGNFADGLSSSDLSRSNWCPGTVTNPNFISLGDLKAGKHTIQVKIPQGEPEGTSFSAWNISGVLLGNE; this is encoded by the coding sequence ATGTTTAAATCTATTTTAGCAAGTTTTTTTATTTTATTATCTGTTTTGAGTTTTTCGCAGACTTACGAAATTCAATATGAAAGTTCGTACAACGGAAAAGCTCAACCCAATCAGAACCAGACAATTGTTTGGGTAAATGAAAATGAAAACTTTATTTTAAATACAAAAATTAAAGAACAAAAAAGCGATTATCCTTTTGAAATCAGTAAAATTGAAAAGCCTTCAAACGCGATTGTTTCTTACGCATTTTTAAAACCGAATGAAGCTATTTCCACTTCAGACAAAGAATCGATTGCTAAACAGGAATTTGAATTAACTACTCAAACTAAAAAGATTTTAGGCTACAACTGTAAAAAAGCAATTACAAAAATCAACTCGAATACCATTGAAGTTTGGTACACCAATGATTTAAAAATAAAAGGCGGACCATCAAGTTTGGGACAAAACTTAGGCTTGGTTTTACAGGTTGAAAGAAACGGAAATTCTGTAACAACCGCAGTTTCATTAAAGAAAATTAAGACAACAGGGATTGATAAAATTATCACTAAAACCATTCCTACAACTGATCTTTTGAGTTATAAAGATTTACTTTGGAAAAGCAGATTTACGACGTTAAAAGTTTTTGAAAATGAAATTATCAATTTCTCAGATCAGTCAAAATCTGATGAAAAAATAAAGAGATTTGCCAACGGAACGATTATTTTAAAGAAGGTAAAGTTTCCAAAAATTGCTCTGGGCGATAATATTTTTGTGGAACTGAAACAACAATCCAACGGCGACGCTTACGACAGAACCGGAACTGTATTTTTTATTCCTGAAGAAAAATCGCAGACATTTTTTGATGGTTTAGAAAAAGGTGCAAAAGCACTTCCCGTGTACGAAAATGGCAATGGAAAACAGTATCACGGAATTGTTTCCAATCAAAATTATCAACCGACGGTTGAATTGATGAGATTTTTTACCGCTTTCGGAATCAATAAGTTTAATCATATTGAATTAAAAGATAAAACCTGGCAAACTATAAGTCCGTTTCGTCAGGACATTACCGAATTAAAACCTTCCCTTTCTGAAAAAGAACTTTGGATCGGAACTTTTATCGGTAACTACGACAAAGGCGGTCACAAAGTAAGTTTAGATATTACAATTCACAACAGCGAACAAATTGTTAATAAAAACAATAAGGTCATTCCGCTTTTCAACACGACTAATATTATGGAAATGGCGGGGCAGGATTATGCAACAATGTTTAATAATGACAAAGGACTTTTTGTAGAATTTAATTTAGAAAAAGATCTTAAAAATGCACAGTTAAGATACATTACAACCGGACATGGAGGTTGGGAAAATGGTGACGAATTTATCCCGAAAGCCAATTCAATTTACCTGGATGGAAAAATGGCATTTTCATTTACACCTTGGAGAACGGAATGTGGTTCTTACCGATTATTTAATCCGGCTTCCGGAAATTTCGCAGACGGACTTTCTTCTTCAGATTTAAGCAGATCAAATTGGTGTCCCGGAACGGTAACCAATCCAAACTTTATTTCTTTAGGTGATTTAAAAGCTGGAAAACACACAATTCAGGTGAAAATTCCGCAGGGAGAGCCGGAAGGAACGAGCTTCAGCGCATGGAATATTTCAGGTGTTTTACTAGGAAATGAGTAA
- a CDS encoding RsmB/NOP family class I SAM-dependent RNA methyltransferase codes for MELIHRNLAIGIHDALQETFFEKNKYADKVIERLLKSHRQWGSQDRAVVSEIFYNIIRWKKRLEYYMGEGVKPNNIYKLIIAYLLWSKTNYKRFEEFEGIKIADITTKLRKGTVPTKAIEHSIPEWLVETLERELGEKWEKEMHALNEKAPTVLRANSLRTTPKELISDLAHENVVSYPIKNYPDAVQLEEKKNVFLTTAFKEGLFEVQDASSQKIGYFLDVKEGQRVVDACAGAGGKTLHIAALMKNKGQIIALDIFEWKLAELKRRAKRAGAHNIETRVISDTKVIKRLHDKVDRLLIDAPCSGLGVLKRNPDSKWKIDQDFIDRIKKEQQQIMQDYSKMLKVGGKMVYATCSILPSENNKQVEEFIKNNPNYKMIKDEKVMPSEGYDGFYMALIERIS; via the coding sequence ATGGAATTAATTCACAGAAACCTGGCAATCGGAATTCACGATGCTTTACAGGAAACTTTTTTCGAAAAAAACAAATACGCGGATAAAGTAATAGAAAGACTTTTGAAATCCCACAGACAATGGGGAAGCCAAGATAGAGCCGTTGTTTCTGAGATTTTCTATAATATCATCCGTTGGAAAAAACGCCTTGAATATTATATGGGTGAAGGTGTAAAACCAAATAACATCTATAAACTAATCATCGCTTATCTTCTTTGGAGCAAGACGAATTATAAAAGATTTGAAGAATTTGAAGGCATAAAAATTGCCGACATTACTACAAAACTTAGAAAAGGAACTGTTCCTACAAAAGCTATTGAACATTCTATTCCGGAATGGCTTGTTGAAACTCTGGAAAGAGAATTAGGCGAAAAATGGGAAAAAGAAATGCATGCTTTGAATGAAAAAGCACCAACCGTTTTAAGAGCCAATTCTTTAAGAACGACTCCTAAAGAGCTTATTTCTGATCTTGCACACGAAAATGTAGTTTCTTATCCTATTAAAAATTATCCTGATGCGGTACAGCTTGAGGAAAAGAAAAATGTTTTTCTTACCACAGCTTTCAAAGAAGGTTTGTTTGAAGTACAGGATGCTTCTTCACAAAAAATCGGTTATTTTCTTGATGTAAAAGAAGGTCAAAGAGTGGTTGATGCTTGTGCAGGTGCAGGTGGAAAAACACTTCACATAGCTGCTTTAATGAAAAACAAAGGTCAGATTATCGCTTTAGATATTTTTGAATGGAAATTAGCTGAGCTAAAACGTCGTGCAAAAAGAGCCGGAGCTCACAACATTGAAACAAGAGTAATTTCTGACACCAAAGTAATCAAACGTCTTCATGATAAAGTAGACCGACTTTTAATTGATGCTCCTTGTTCTGGTTTAGGAGTTTTAAAAAGAAATCCGGACAGCAAATGGAAAATCGATCAGGATTTTATCGACAGAATTAAAAAAGAACAGCAGCAAATCATGCAGGATTATTCTAAAATGCTGAAAGTGGGTGGTAAAATGGTGTATGCAACATGCTCTATCCTACCTTCTGAAAACAACAAGCAAGTAGAAGAGTTTATTAAAAACAATCCTAACTATAAAATGATCAAAGACGAAAAAGTAATGCCTAGCGAAGGCTACGACGGTTTTTACATGGCTTTGATCGAAAGAATTTCTTAG
- a CDS encoding zinc ribbon domain-containing protein YjdM, which produces MSDVVICPKCSSEFTYEQDGLMVCSQCFHEWDPKETGNEDQILDINGNELQNGDSVIVMKDLPVKGAPKPVKAGTKVKNIRLRPDSDHNIDCKIDGFGAMALKSEFVKKA; this is translated from the coding sequence ATGAGTGATGTAGTAATTTGTCCGAAATGTAGTTCTGAATTTACGTATGAGCAAGACGGTTTAATGGTTTGTTCACAGTGCTTCCACGAATGGGATCCTAAAGAAACGGGAAATGAAGATCAGATTTTAGACATCAATGGAAATGAACTTCAAAATGGAGATTCTGTCATTGTAATGAAAGATCTTCCGGTAAAAGGTGCTCCGAAACCAGTAAAAGCAGGAACTAAAGTAAAAAATATCCGTTTAAGACCAGACAGCGATCATAATATTGATTGTAAAATTGATGGTTTTGGTGCGATGGCTTTGAAGTCTGAATTTGTAAAGAAAGCTTAA
- a CDS encoding sulfate/molybdate ABC transporter ATP-binding protein, whose amino-acid sequence MLLEINNLYFSHSQEKPLFQNFNLKLDEGKIIALAGESGCGKSTLLSLIYGLHDWNQGEIVFEGRKLMGPKGNLVPGEAEMKFVAQNFDLMPYATVADNVGKFISNINLAKKKETVLELLDVVGLVEFADVLPKNLSGGQQQRVAIARALSVLPKLLLLDEPFSNLDFARKIELREKLFRYVKENNISLVISTHELQDIIAWTDQIIVLQNGRLIQNNSAEETYKDPYNHYVVKLFGEVNIFTDNEISELQISRFFYYPHQIKISENGVEAEVLESRFAGNHYWNKIRFKNREMVMFSNHQLEKLIKITFD is encoded by the coding sequence ATGCTATTAGAGATAAACAACTTATATTTTTCTCATTCTCAGGAAAAACCGCTTTTTCAAAACTTTAATCTGAAACTGGATGAAGGTAAAATTATTGCATTGGCAGGCGAAAGTGGTTGCGGAAAATCTACGTTATTAAGTCTTATCTACGGATTACACGACTGGAATCAGGGTGAAATTGTATTTGAAGGCAGAAAACTGATGGGCCCAAAAGGAAATCTCGTTCCGGGTGAAGCGGAAATGAAATTTGTTGCGCAAAACTTTGATTTGATGCCTTACGCAACCGTTGCAGATAACGTCGGAAAATTTATTTCTAATATTAATTTAGCCAAGAAAAAAGAAACGGTTTTAGAACTTTTAGATGTTGTTGGTTTGGTTGAATTTGCAGATGTTTTACCAAAAAATTTAAGTGGCGGACAACAGCAAAGAGTTGCCATTGCAAGAGCACTTTCTGTATTGCCAAAGTTACTTTTGCTCGATGAACCGTTCAGTAATCTTGATTTTGCAAGAAAAATTGAGCTTCGTGAAAAACTGTTCAGATATGTAAAAGAAAACAATATTTCTTTGGTAATTTCTACTCACGAATTGCAGGATATTATTGCATGGACAGACCAAATTATTGTGTTACAAAACGGAAGACTGATTCAAAATAATAGCGCTGAAGAAACCTATAAAGATCCTTACAATCATTATGTTGTAAAACTTTTTGGCGAAGTAAATATTTTTACTGATAATGAAATTTCAGAATTGCAGATTTCAAGATTTTTCTATTATCCGCATCAGATCAAGATTTCTGAAAATGGTGTTGAAGCAGAAGTCTTAGAAAGCAGATTTGCAGGAAATCATTATTGGAATAAGATTAGATTTAAAAACAGAGAAATGGTGATGTTTAGTAATCATCAGCTTGAAAAGCTTATTAAAATTACTTTCGATTAG
- a CDS encoding YceI family protein, whose amino-acid sequence MKRILFSLAIPALFTVVSCSKEKPVTSDANEVTTTKDGSRFVLDTLNSNVEWKGYKVFKSENTSHFGTIKFESGDVTVKDGKLESGKFVADMASLTSEDLKNKKDDLEKLNGHLKSADFFEVEKFPTASYEITKVSPSAEGDYNTILDGNLTIKGITKPTQFKANVAVNGAEVSIATEPKDIMREEFGVKFQSPAANGVIKNEVTLQIRVKALEKK is encoded by the coding sequence ATGAAAAGAATATTATTTTCTCTCGCAATTCCTGCTTTGTTCACTGTTGTTTCTTGTTCTAAAGAAAAACCGGTAACAAGTGATGCTAATGAAGTAACGACAACGAAAGACGGAAGCCGATTTGTTTTGGATACTTTAAACAGTAATGTAGAATGGAAAGGATATAAGGTTTTTAAATCTGAAAATACAAGTCATTTCGGAACCATTAAGTTTGAAAGCGGTGATGTAACCGTAAAAGATGGGAAACTTGAAAGCGGAAAATTTGTTGCAGATATGGCTTCGTTAACTTCGGAAGATCTGAAAAATAAAAAAGATGATCTTGAAAAACTAAACGGTCATCTTAAAAGTGCTGATTTTTTTGAAGTTGAAAAATTTCCGACAGCATCTTATGAAATTACCAAAGTAAGCCCGTCTGCAGAAGGTGATTATAATACCATTTTAGATGGAAATTTAACGATAAAAGGAATTACAAAACCGACTCAGTTTAAAGCAAATGTTGCTGTAAATGGAGCAGAAGTAAGTATTGCAACAGAGCCTAAAGATATTATGAGAGAAGAATTTGGTGTGAAATTTCAATCTCCTGCTGCAAATGGAGTGATTAAAAATGAAGTGACGCTTCAGATTAGAGTGAAAGCTTTAGAGAAAAAATAA